The Silene latifolia isolate original U9 population chromosome X, ASM4854445v1, whole genome shotgun sequence genome contains the following window.
ATGAGGTCAAACCATGTTTTTCCCCCCATAAAATCAACATTTACTGACCAGGAAATAATTGTTTAAATCACAGGTCTTAAGAGAGGGAAATAGAGGGTATGGCATTTTTGTATCTGTTGTTCCGAAAACAAGAAAATCAATCGCACATAAACAATTCCACCTACTAACTATCTATAGCACAATATTACCTAACATAAATCAACAAACAGTAAACAAAAGGACAAACTGAGCGATAATTTAATTGAACTTGATTAAAAACAGCTAAACCTTTCGATTTTCGGCGTCGTCTCCGAGAATTAAAAGCAACGAAAGCGAAGTTAAGAGCGACAATGAGAATGGCGGCAGATTCCAAAGGAACGATGACTTTCCTCCCTTTACTTCCGCCATTGTTAACACTTCCTCGAGAAGCTTCCTCCCATCGATAATGGCGGTCGTCGTCTTCTTCTCCTCCCATTTGCAAATCAGAATTCAATCGTAATTATTACTCCAAACAGATGTCGAAGATCAAGCTGCTAAGATTTCCGTCGAAGAACAAATGCAAATCACTACTATTCACACTCTTGAAAGTGATCTCAATTCTGGTTTGTTTCCTCAATTTTTCGTGTTTTAGTTTAGAGAGAAGCAGGTAAAGAATTTGGGCCTGTTTTAGTTTAGAGAGAGGAACTATTTTGGTCTAAATGACCCCAAATTTCCAGCCCAATGAACAATTGGAAATCAGTCCAATGTAACAATTTGGTGAGTCCGCCGCCCGCttataatgaggtgcctcacggATCcggctttatatatatatatatatatatatatatatatatatatatatataatgggatcatgtgaggatacactatctttttgaggattgaggatttcgttacaatatcacaggttgttcaatacaatatcacgggttgttcgaaacaatatcacaaaaaaaGTTGCGcaaaaaaaagaaattttttttttttttttataaaaaaaatttttttttggacaagtctgatttttttcgtgatattcaatacaatatcacaggttgttcgaaacaatatcacacgaaaaaaatagttaaaaaaaaaaaaaaaaaaaatttttttttataaaatttttttttttggacaagtctcgatttttttcgtgatattcaatacaatatcacagttgttgttgaaacaatatcacacgaaaaaaatagcaaaaaaaaaaaaaaaaaaaaaaaattttataaaattttttttttttttggacaagtctcgatttttttttcgtgatattcattgaagaacccgtgatattgtattgcaatcctcaatcctcaaatatttagccgtcctcaccggatcccgcctctatatatatatatatatatatatatatatatatatatatatatatatatatataagatataaGATTGACCGGAAATTATTATTCTTGAATAGGTCAAATATTGTCTTTATAATTGACCAATGTCCTCTCCCTGCCTGGTTCCAGTCGACGATTTTGTACCCTGACAGATGGTTAGGGTAGGATGTTACCCTGAAGTATCTACGAAATTCCAGGCTTAACACAATCCATGTTTTTTCAATTTGCAATTAAAAATAACAAAATATACAAAACGGACATGCCAAGCATGAAATACTACCTAGTGATGTTATAATTCCGGGGCTGCAGGTCTGACTACTGCTGACTAAATTGCTGAGAGAAACGTTCTCTTTAAATATTCCAAGCAGtttaaaagttgctccataaaaCAACATAAGCAAGTCATGCAACACATTACGGAAGAAACCAAGTCATATAACGTTCTCTTACATGACAAGCAATTATCGATTAGATCAACCCATGGCGTTGTAGATCAGCGTATGTTTTTCTTGTTATAGATGTTACCCTCCTGATCTTCATATTCTTCCTCGAGGTCTGGGTGCCATTACCGAAGAAAACAAGTCATAGAACGTTCTTTTACATGACAAGCAATTATCGATTAGATCAACCCCTGGCGTTGTAGATCGGTGTATGTTTTCTTGTTATAGATGTTACCCTCCTGATCTTCATATTCTTCCTCGAGGTCTGGGCGCCACTTATGCACTCCTTGTCTTGCTTGAATTTTCTCCCAGAGCTCTTTCGCATCCTGATAAGCACAAAAATATTACTCAGGCAAAATCTATCACAGACCTCGCTAGACATACACAAGTACTTAGGTCATAAGATGAAGCTCAAAGACGCAGAACTAACAAGCATACCTGAATAGAAGTAATTTCATTGAAATTCTTTGTGTTTGGAATACCAAGACAACGCATTCCATGCTGGTGACGCCATTCCTTAAAATGCCTCTCAAAAGCTCTACGGCCCCAGTAAATATgatttccacaaatttcacactTGAATTCCTGAAGTACAGAAAAGAGAAAGGCAACAGAATTCAGTGTCTTTTAAGTACAGACTACAATTTTCATTGACAAGGATTCACATGCAGGCATAGGattagaacaaatgcaaacaactactccctccatttcttTTTTTGTCGTTCCCAATTTGTTTTGAGCACAACTAACAAGAAACGAGCAcattatataaatatcaaaattaCTTTCAAAAGTCACTTCCGACATCTAAATACCACCGGAGGTCAACAAACACACTAGCTAATCTTGTTCGAAGCTTTTTCCAATTATGGCATATTTTATAGTTTTGCCCCCATTTCCATATTGGGCAATTTTTGAGGATGAAATTAAAAAACCGTTCTTCCAATTCACTTCATTATCAAAGTTTATCCTAATGAATGGATGAGTAAAATCAAATTAACGACTACCTATTCACCCATTTATTACTCTCACTCAACATTAAACCTGATCCAACTCACCTATTACTCCCTCATCCGTCGAAATACTTAACTTACCCCGAATTAAAAACCCTCTCCCACCCCCATTATTCCCTCAGCTTCTATCTCACCATCATGAACCAGGCACACCTCATCGACATTTGCACTACATAAACCGATATATGAAAATGAGTGGAGAGAAGAGAGGTGGTGATAAACGGTGGTGTGAGGCGGTGGTAAGGCGGAGTGGTGTGGATGAACGAAGGTTTCAAGCCATGGTGGAGGATGTGGGTTTTCGAATTGAGGACTTTGGTGGCCTAAGTTGTTCTCTGTTGGAGAGGCCTTGTGAAAACTCCTTGGTGGCTCTAATGGAGTCATGGAGGTATAGGGCGGTGGAGGGTATGGAAGTGCAAGGGGTTGCCAGTAGGGCAACTTTTTAACTTACACTAAAAACTTACTCAAACAGGAAATGAAAGATATGCGAAGAGCACTGCGAAATTGCAAGGAGGAGAAGCGGGAAAAACATTGTAAAAAGGAGTAAAATCTTCGGTTTATTTTCCCTGATTCAGAGATATTTAAAAGCAATCACATTGAATAAAAGTAATGCTTATACCCAATATTCTACAGCAAAACTCCAAGGAGCAAATGAAGGCATCATCAAAGAAACGCACGGAGAAATGTCCAGTCCCAGACTCCCGGACACCAAAAAACGACCACCCCATATAAGCTATTTAATCAATGTATTATACCTGTCCAAGACCATGAAGCTTATACAACCAATATGGTATTGGTTTGCCATCCCAGCCAAGTGGCAACTTCAAGGGATTGTATATAGTTTCGTTTTCATCATCACTTTCAACGTCAGCTTGTGTATCCTCCTACAGGATACATAAAAAGCAAAATCATCAAAGTTTACATCATAAATAAACAGTATAGATGATAAGGTAAGCAACAAATTAAAACTTACGTCCTCTAGCTCCTGTAACAGTTCCTCATAAGTCATTCCCTGTTTCTTCTCAGCATTTTCTTTTGTTCGGACTATGTTCTGGAAATATTGGAGAAAAAGAGCCGGTAAGGATTAAATAACACAACAGTTACAGTAgaataaaaaaaaacagaatGACAACAACTTTGACCACGGAGAGTGGAGAGAAAAGAGGGCCAAAAATGCTCATAGCAATTGAAGGACACAAGTAATATAAAATAGAATTATTCAGATAAGGTTAGGTGGGGAAATAAAGAAGACGCTTAGCTAATGTTGACAAAAACGAACAGAAGTAATATACATTGTACCTCTTGTAGCAGTTCACAAAGCTTTCTTATTTTCACCTCCATCAAAGCCAACTCCTTGACATCTTCTTGCTTCCTAGATGGCACATCCGCGTTACCATTCTGCTCTGGCGCACGTAGAGACTTGGCAAAATGCTTCTTATCCAGCTTTTCCAGAGGGGTGTTCTGCAGAAATAATACAGCAAGCCATGCAGAGATTAACGTTTCTGAAATTAATGGCTCTAGAAATCACAGGATTATCATACTATGAGCGTAAACTAAAAAGAAAAGTTTACAAAAGTTCCCACAACGCCCTCTAAAATTTCTCGTTAAGGATAGTTTGTTATGCAAAAGAAATGAGAAGGGTTTATACGTCATTACGATTCACCAACATACAAGCAAATGTTCAAAAGCATACCTTAGTAAGAAATAACCTCTCTGCTCTTTGTTGAACAGTACCACCAGATTTTAGTCCTAGAGCAGCCAAGGCCTGCGAAGCAAGATAATAGCCACTGATAGATCAAAGGACTCAAACAAAGgacaaaattaataaaattagggAAAGACATTAAGCAGATAACAGATTACAAATTTACAACAATCCTTTCAGGGGTGGTGGGTTGAGTGGGTTAGACGGGTCAAACTGTTGGTGGCTGGCACTTTTCGAGGGTTGTGGTGGGTGTTTTCGTGGTTGGATGAGGTGGGGTTGGGCGGGGGATTGGAAAATCAGAGAAGATGAGATAAGCCGGTTTGTGTATGGTTAGTATGAAGGGTCTATATAGTCCTTCGAATCTATTCTTAAATGTTGTGAGAATGGAATGGGGAATTTTAAAAAATGGAGATAGTAGTTTCTAACTTTCCAATAAATTGTACAAGACAAGACACAAGAGTAACCTAACCTGATGCTAATTTGCAAACTTTCAAACAAAATTTATTATCTCTGACTATGAATACACAATATAGAAGACTTGGAAGAAAATAAGAGACTAACCTCTTTCAACTTTTCAGGGCCTACTTCAACTAGCTCTTCCACTGTAGTATAATAGTCGAGATCAATTGTAGAAGCCTGAAAGTCATGTCGATTCTCTTGGCCCTCATTTTCCCATCCTTCTACTTTGCCACTTGTCCATTGCTCTTCAAATTCAGATGCTACCTATGAGCCGAAGACATTATTATTTATCAGTTACAAACATATAGAGCTTCTAATTACAATTTTAAAAACTTTGGAGAAGTGCATGCACTAACAGCTAGGATTAAGAAATTTGGAGGGCTAAAATATAAATTGAGAATCTTAAAGGGGTGGATGTGCAAGGCGATATATGACAAAATcatgtatacatatatatatcaTATATCATTGTTTATGCGGCAACAACCCCTTCTATTTCCCCTCGCTACACCACTGAGTACTAGTACTAGTACTAGTACTAATctcccttatactaaaagaataagaaaactgaaaattttcccgcctaaatgcttTTAGCTAGAAATTGGGCCTAACTTTATCTAAATATGTATTGGACCTAATATATGGCTTTTATGTGTCATAGTATCTTATCAAACACCGCAACTTTTATAGTTGGGCCAaatgtattttattcattattatctcattaGTCCAATATATATACGAAGTATATCTTAAATGTtgtaaatattatatttaaaaCGTAGGTagattttactcatattattaaaatcAATGTGTGCTTTTCCCTTTTTTattctttaatttttttattcccTTAAATTGTTAATCCGTATATtgtaacaaaaattacaaaaatagttatatgcttcaaatgcgtaaaaataagcataagtttttgtaattaaactaacaatcttATTTTTTTTAATCATATAAACTTATTCCAAGTAAAAATGTAAGATTCGCTCTATTTTAGCTTTTACGAAGTAGTATTTTTGCACATTaacaattgtagataattaaaaataaaattcaaagttcatttatatattattattagctCTAATTGTTAAGTTCTTTACACATGACaatctaaaataccgtgcattcgCACGGGCTCTACACTagtactaatactaatactaataatactaatactaatactaatactaatactaatactaataatactaatactaatactaatactaatactaatactaataatactaatactaataatactaatactaatactaatactaatactactactaatactaatactaatactaatactactaatactaatactaatactaatactaatactaatactaatactaatactaatactaatactaatactaatactaatactaatactaatactaatactaataataataataataatactaacaataacaacaataacaataacaataacaacaataataataataatctagaATATAGATATCATTTGTGCCTACTAAAAGCCCAATTGTCATGAACAACCATAAAAAACAAAAACTTAACCAACTAAACAAAAACTCAGCTTTTTCACACAATAATCACAAGGTAAGTTTTGACGTCATCAAGTTTGGAATCTAAGACATTAATACCACCACTCAATAACTTAACCAACTAAGCTATTCTACCATTTGAAGTAAAAACTCTAATCTGAATGTGTAAAAAACAAAATGACAAACAAGAACTTAGTGCCAAGTGTTTCAAGCCATCCTCCAAGTGCAATTCAACAGATCAACAATGAAATACCACGTAACTCCAGCTCAGAGATCTAACCTTGGTAAATATTCTATCAAGATCTTGTAATGGCTCTGTCCGCTCAAAAAAGAATATGAGATACTCCAGTAGCTCAGTTATGTACTCTCTATACTGCCTGTAGGAGCTCCATACAGATATAAGTCCTGAGCATATTTAAGCTACTATTTGGTGAAAGAGGAAGGAGAGCTTCAAACCATAACATGTATAATTAGTGAAAGAAGAATAGGAAAGAGTTTACCTTGTCATCTTTCGTTTGCGAGGGATCAATTGTGGCTGCGAGAAAACATTCAGATAAGCAATATACTCCATTCGTTCACCAAACTTTGAATTGATGTATCTATTGTAAAATTCATGAAGATCCAAGTACCGACCAAATCCTTCCTGAAATCATAGCAACCATAACATGAAGAAATATTATCTGAAAAAAGAAAACAGGTTCAAAAATAAACGGTAACAGCAATACCAAACACTCCACAACAACAACGAcgacatcagagccttaatcccaaaatgatttggagtcggctgacatgaatcagaACCGTCCATGGGTCAACGCACACCAGGGTTTTAAATCTCGGTATCGGTCGCGATCGCGGTGTCACGTAATCGCTCCTGAATCGCTTGTCGCGGCCGATTTTTGTTTTACAGTGTTTtatatctttttttttatttatatatgttTTAGATGTTATAATATGACGAAATATGTCCACAAAAACATTTTTAAGTACTAAATGAAAATCTCGGTGTGCATCGGTAAACTGGCTGAAGCAGGTTAAAATGTAAATGAATGATTGAAGGAATTACTTAAAAGTAATTACAAAAATAATgtttaaaacaaaaaaattaattaaaaaacaataaagtaaataggGTAAGAGTTGTCACACATAGAGTATTGAGTACACAAATGACTAATGGTGTCCCATTAGCCACGTCTCACACCCCATTGCCAcatattataaattaattaataaaagaaattaaaataCTTAAATATACTTATAATCAACTCCCCAAACCTAATTCCTAAAACATTATGACTCATCACCCATCTTCATCCCTGTCAAAAATTTCCCTCAACCAACCCAGAAAATTAACACTAAAATAAGATTATCTCGTCTGAATTATCCTCTGCTCGTCTTCCTCCACAAAATTTAAAGGTAAGAATCTATGAGATATATCATCTTTTCAGTTTGGTGCGGTCATATCGGGGTCATATCGGCCGAGTCACTCGATACCCGAGTTGACTCGGTCTACTCGGCCGATTTTTGCCCTCTTTTAAACTAGCCGATAAAACTCGCCGTATCGTGTATCGGCAACCAACGAGACCGATACTTCTTGGCCGAGACGAGACGAACCGGCCGAGTTTTAAAACCCTggcgcacacctcaaaatgcgaaaatatagaaaaggaaaagtgaaaaacaaaaggggaatgaaacataatacaaaagccaaggtaaacttataggttttaaaatctaAGTCCGGATTTCTTAtataaaaacttagaatttaaatcgacaataaagattaaaccgattttgaaaaccgaagtacAACTTAAGgtccggaataccttaaaagtgaaccaagtattaATACCAAACACTCCACAAAACCCTTAAATTCATATGGATCATCAGAAAGACAAACAATGCTAACACTAAGGTTTAGCCACTTATAAACCCTTTAATTCTCAAGAAAGTATTATTTTACTATTTATATTATTATAGATGAACTTTACATAGTTGAACTCACTGAACTTTCAAACCTTTGAATAACCATGTCGAATTGTTAAAGATCAGCGAACTTTCTTGATCTTTCCACAATCCACGAAAAATAACTGCATAAGCTTAATAGATGCAGAGAGAAAACACTCTCAAATCCCTCAAACATGCACCCGAGCCCCCCTCCATATCTCCAACTACAACAAATATAACTATCTACAAGAAGTCAAGGTTATTGAAAAGTACCTCCCCGCTGAAATCAAGGACAGGGTCCTCTTTAAACATCTGCTCATACTCCTCATCTGCGTCAACAGCCCGCACAGCTGGATGCCTCCTGTGGTAATCACGAATCTGCACAAAGGTTCAAATTTATCAAACAATTTACTCAAAAAATATTTCTAGAAGATAGCAGTCATAGCACACAGCATACATACGATGCATAAAAAACATTgaatagaagaaaaaaaaaagtaaacaatcTCCTCACTTCCTCAGTCCATCAGCTCCCCTCCCCTCATAAAATAACACAATTTGTTTTCAGCGCCACTAGTTGAAAGCACAACTTCTAAAACAAAATATTGGGTATATACTTCATCAGCTCTTCCAAATAATCTGGATATGTGATGTAACTGAAGCAGGCAGTGCGCAACTAAAATGCTTTCCCAATCcaattttttgttgttttgttatCCAGTATCTCCTTACTAGCTATGCATAAACTCATACTCTCTATTAAAACAGTAATCAAAGTTATATGAATCAATTGCGCTGAAGGCTAAAGCTCTCCTCTATCTGCAAATGTTCTTTACTCTCAGCATAAAAGTCTACAATTGCGCAACAAAAACTAATTCAAAATTATCAATATTACTGCTTAACCTGATTATCTTCGAAATAAGCTTCATTAACACTGATTTCAACTCATTGGTATGTAAAGCAGTATACCTACTTCAATATCAtctatttttttcttcaaaattgGTATGTAAAGGCGTAAAGCAGTATACCTACTTCAATATCAtctatttttttcttcaaaattgGTATGTAAAGCAGTATACCTACTTCAATATCATCTATTTTTTCTTCAAAATTGGCTTTCTGAAAACTAAATCAACACAAAACTATTTCGCATATAACAAAACAACGACAGAATATTGCAAATATACCTCCTTCGATCTACCATAAAAGGCGGTAAACACATTGGTACGGAAAGCAGAACATCCACGAAGCGAAGCAATTTCATCCTTTATAGCTTCCttaaggccttgtttggataccaAAAATGGTGGGAAAGGTCGGGAAGGGGGAAagaggaaagggaaagggaaagggagggaagggGAAATGGTGGGTGACagctttccctccaaatctttcctatGTTGGAGGGGAAACATTTTGCCTTagaggagggaaagggagggatccattttccctcccctccacCCCCATTCTGCTATCTAGACAATGGAAATTGCTTTCCTCTAAATCCCCCTTTTCCTTCATAATCCTCTTATACAAACAAGGCCTAACTATCAACAAAAACTATATTGCATTCAACTGATTAACAACCAAAAATTCTAAATATACCTCCTTTAAGTCGATCAAAAGGCGCTAAACACATTGGTACCAAAAGCAGTTTACCTACTAACCTACCTCAATGTCACCCTTTTTTCATCTTAGCAAGCTTCCGTGATACCAAATTCAACCGGATATAACCAACAATTACAAATACACCTCCTTCAACCTATCATAAAAGGCGCTAAACAAATTGGTACCGAAAGTAGTATACCTAATTCAATTTCACCCATTATTCTCCTAGAACAAGCTTGCCTAAGACTAAATACAGCGCAAATTATACCGCAAttaataaaacaacaacaaaagatcACACACATACCTCCTTCAATCTAGCATAAAATGCGCTACACACATTAGTACAAAAAGCCGTATACCTACTTCAAATTCACCCATTTTTCTACTTAACAAGCTTCCTTAATAGTACTAAATTCAAACTATACCCTAATTAACAAAACAACAACATATCACAAACATACCTCCTTCAATCTATCATAGAAGGCGCTAAACACATTAGTACCAAAAGCCGTATGTCCACCCAGCGCCGCGATTTCATCCTTCCTAGCATTatctttatcttcataaatctcaACCTTCACCAAAAAAAACACCAAATTAGAACACAATTACATCaaacaatcaatcaattaaattaCAGAAACAGATAGATTACAAGTTTATGCGAAGTATTGATGATTTGATCAAGCATAAAGCGAACACGATGACTTTGATAAAGACGATCTTTGGAAGAAGTAGGATCATTTGTGAGTTCTTTAGCAACTAAACGCTCTAATCTCTCTACTTCTTCGTGAGATGATCGCGTTACTTCTAGAAGCGTCGACGACATTGTTTAGCTGCTGTAAATCCCtaaaatttggggatttgggggaaattaGGGTTTATCCTCTGTGGTAAAATTTGGGGATTTTGCGATTTTAGGGTTTATATCTTCGTGATTTTAGAGGGAGGATAATTGGGCGGTGCGAGGAAGGATATAGACACGAACCACCGGAGGTTACAACTCGAGTAGTCGAGtgttcctttttcttttttctttttcggttTTTTCCCGAGTTTTTAATTCATACATAAAATTGGCAGATACTGACTAGTCCAAGTAGGGATAataatgagacgagacagttCGTACGTAGTCaaagctcgagctcggctcgtgCGAACTTGACTTGAGCTCGATAACTTAACAGGACAAGTCAAGCTTACATTGCCTCGGGTTAAAAAGCTAGCAAGCAGGTCGAACTTCTATGACAAAAAATTAATTTCAGATTCAAATCTCGTCAGCATTATATTTGCCCTTATTACACCTTTTACCCTAGTAGACACCtagtataaaaaaaattataacaaataaataaaacccgATAAATTCACGGTTGTTTTAAAATTTGTTTATattttctccatttttttatctTCTCATCTGCTTTTTGAAGACCAAAATTTCTGAACTTTAATcgtaaatatgttgaaaataaaatatttacttATTGTCAAAATGTCTTTTGTTTAAGAATTTTTTcgacaaaaaacaaaaacaaatagaagTCGAAAGATATGGTCAAAGATCTGTTTTAGAGGCCATAATAAagcaaatgagaagataaaaaaatggagaaattATTAAATAACGCAAATAacatttttaaaattatttttgtACTTTGTACAATAATTAGAAAAAATAGAATTTAAAGTTTGATCTTCCCCCATTAACAAATTAAGCGTTATTGGTCTAAATAGTATTATGTAGATCTGTCAAATTGACTAGAATTGCAAATATGTCTGAACCTAAACCGTTtttctgttagaaatctatatctcattatttaacatattcatatatgtttcaaattaatttagtcataaaattaattacaaatcttatgcacgcaaactaaataagaagagataagaaaatcaatttctcaccatctaattttcggtcaaatgggcaccaacaagatcttctttttgttagttcttgagctttccaataatagatga
Protein-coding sequences here:
- the LOC141618481 gene encoding splicing factor SF3a60 homolog isoform X1, with the translated sequence MSSTLLEVTRSSHEEVERLERLVAKELTNDPTSSKDRLYQSHRVRFMLDQIINTSHKLVEIYEDKDNARKDEIAALGGHTAFGTNVFSAFYDRLKEIRDYHRRHPAVRAVDADEEYEQMFKEDPVLDFSGEEGFGRYLDLHEFYNRYINSKFGERMEYIAYLNVFSQPQLIPRKRKMTRQYREYITELLEYLIFFFERTEPLQDLDRIFTKVASEFEEQWTSGKVEGWENEGQENRHDFQASTIDLDYYTTVEELVEVGPEKLKEALAALGLKSGGTVQQRAERLFLTKNTPLEKLDKKHFAKSLRAPEQNGNADVPSRKQEDVKELALMEVKIRKLCELLQENIVRTKENAEKKQGMTYEELLQELEDEDTQADVESDDENETIYNPLKLPLGWDGKPIPYWLYKLHGLGQEFKCEICGNHIYWGRRAFERHFKEWRHQHGMRCLGIPNTKNFNEITSIQDAKELWEKIQARQGVHKWRPDLEEEYEDQEGNIYNKKTYTDLQRQGLI
- the LOC141618481 gene encoding splicing factor SF3a60 homolog isoform X2, producing the protein MFPLQHRKDLEGKLSPTISPSLPFPFPFLFPPSRPFPPFLVSKQGLKEAIKDEIASLRGCSAFRTNVFTAFYGRSKEIRDYHRRHPAVRAVDADEEYEQMFKEDPVLDFSGEEGFGRYLDLHEFYNRYINSKFGERMEYIAYLNVFSQPQLIPRKRKMTRQYREYITELLEYLIFFFERTEPLQDLDRIFTKVASEFEEQWTSGKVEGWENEGQENRHDFQASTIDLDYYTTVEELVEVGPEKLKEALAALGLKSGGTVQQRAERLFLTKNTPLEKLDKKHFAKSLRAPEQNGNADVPSRKQEDVKELALMEVKIRKLCELLQENIVRTKENAEKKQGMTYEELLQELEDEDTQADVESDDENETIYNPLKLPLGWDGKPIPYWLYKLHGLGQEFKCEICGNHIYWGRRAFERHFKEWRHQHGMRCLGIPNTKNFNEITSIQDAKELWEKIQARQGVHKWRPDLEEEYEDQEGNIYNKKTYTDLQRQGLI